A segment of the Vitis riparia cultivar Riparia Gloire de Montpellier isolate 1030 unplaced genomic scaffold, EGFV_Vit.rip_1.0 scaffold593_pilon_pilon, whole genome shotgun sequence genome:
ACTTATGATATAACTTCTAATCTTCTGTACTCTTCTTGTCTTCCCAGAGTGATTATGGTGGATATATGGTTGCGTTTGCGGGTCGAAAATATGCTGCAAGGTCCTCGCTCGCTTTTGTTTCCAACTCTACATACACTGTAACCAGCTTCACTCTTGTAAGGAGATAAACCACAAATCTAGCTGCCTGTTCTTTTAATCCCAATGTCATCTCCATATCTTTGAGAAactgtgatttttttttctttgcaggTACTAGAATTCAAAAAGGGTAGGCTGCAGAACTTGTATTGGAAAAGGGATGGCTGCTCAGCATGTTCCGGAGACAATAAATTTGTTTGCCTCAACAATCAGGACTGTGCAATCAAAACAGGTGACTGTAAACGGCAAGGGCAAGGGGGCTCTGTAGATTGTAGTCTTGGGATACAGTTGGCATTCTCAGGGACAGATAAGCACTATTCAGTTCTCAACTCTTGGtatgaaataaaaaaccttCGTCAGTACTCCCTCTATGGCCTTTATTCAAATCTTGCTGATTCCCTCACGAGCCAGTATAACAAGATCTTCTAATCCCTTCACGTGCTTTGTAAATTTTTTCCTACCAGATATGTTGTAATGtgcctcaatttttttctctcatcttttcCTGATTTCTGTTTGGCATTTGATATCTCTTTCTGTATGTCTGACACCTGTTGGTTAAAGTTGAGTTATAGTGTGATTGTGAAACACGATTTTATTCCCATTCTGATACGAAACTTCCAGTATTTTGGCAAATTGTTTGGGAGCTGTCTCTCGAAGCCTTGTTGACTGGTACACTCCAGGCCTAATTAAACTCTCATGTTTTTGTGCTAAATTAATTTGCCAACTTTTCCGAAGCCTTACTTTAGCTAAGGCGGTTGCTGTGTTGTATGCAATCGTTGGTGATGATGATTGAGACTTAGAGATTTTATTGTGGCTCTTCTTGATGATTGAGACttgagatgatgatgatgttagGGAAATACATTAGGCATATCCCAGAGCATGTTTTTCCCAGGCAATCAATCCAGAAGTGGTCATGTTGCGTAGTGAACCATTGGAACCGCCCACAAGCTGCTTCTATTGAACCTTTTGACTTCACAGCTTGGATAAACCACCCAAACCTCTTACATTCAAACTCATCCAAAGGATAATTAGAGAGAAAATTGGTATAGGGTGTTTTTGTCACATTAACAGGCTTGTAAACGAGAGAAAAATCAGAGAAACACCTGGCAGAAGTTAAAGGCAATCCAAAATGGCAAAGCATGTTGGAATCTATAGTCTTTCTCAATAAAATTGGGGAAGTATAGCTTTATAGTTGAGTTTTAGGGAGAAGTTTGAGAATTTTAACTGTTgacaacttaattttttaaagataaatatgaaatagaAGTATCGGATCTTCTGGGACGTCAGGGCACATCCAAATGAATAACAAATCAGATACGGCGCCCAAAAGATAAAACCCAAGTTTAGCGGAGAAGGGCAAGGGTGGATCCTCGCTCACTGTGATTTTGTTACAGGAGCTGATagaaccaaaaaaaaggaaaaagaaaaagaaaaatgtggtcCTCAACaatgcttatttatttatctttgttttcttctggtCAGCGTGGAGGAGTGTAAGCTAtgacaaaaagagaaaaaaaatcccaaaaatagTGAGTTgcaatttgataattaaaaggTTTAgagttttttctctctctagtaAGACAACAAACCGCTGATCAACTCCCAACCACGAGGGAATGGGCAAAGGCATAGATAACAAATATTGTTATGCACACAAATTTTGTGAAGTCCCATAAAATTAgtaaaacaatatgaaaaatatgtgaacaaaactttttgtattaaaattaattgttgTGGGTATAATCTTAGtgttaatattctttacaaaataattattttcctttgattCTTTGGCTTTGATCATGATTCAAAGGACAATAATGAAAGTATTTTCTTGGATTTGAAGATCAGTTAGAGAGCTTGAGTGGCTTTTTCCTTAATGAACTTATTGAATGGTGAAAAACACGTGTATTACTCTATCATTTCTCACTCTATCATTTCTTagacttttctttctttgtgaaACCTCTTTTCTCGTGTGAAGTCGTTTTGCCGATCTCATTTTACCCATCCCTTTTTCTTGAAGGAAGACATCTTTATTTATAGGTAAAGATatggaattgaattttgagttcccaagattttaactattttttttcctttaagagGTTTTactaaaaagataatatttattatttcttttactattattttttttgggagatttatttccctttttttaggGAACTTATCaataagagaatatttattCCTAATTCTCTTTTGATTTCCATTCTGTGTTGCATGCCACATGTCCAATGACTTGTGAAGTCTAAATTTTGTTGAACtatgaaattacaattttaaagaCCAATTTAGTGGTAATTTAGTCCATTAAAGTTTTTTGATGTCTACAAATGTCCCTACTTCAAGGTGCAATATGTAAATGCATTGTCATATGTATAGGATGGGCCTTGAAATTAgcatatattcttttttattttattttattttatattttttttcaaagaaatatttcaataagatgtttttttttgtttttaagatatCTCTTTCCCACTTTTTCGaaacacttttttatttttcttatttctttccacTTGGTATCAAAGGAAGTTTTTGTGTTAATAGGAAGGTTTCTATTGGAACatccactttcctttcttcatAGGCATCTTCCTCTTCCAATTTGTCctttctatatatatgtattctttatataaaaaagacaaTAATTTGAAAGTTCTATATGGGGTGGCTACGTCATATGGCAAAACCGGAGTATGGAAGTTCCATGTTGAGGTTGGCCGTGGTCATGCTGTGGAACAATATTGCAACCACATAATGGATGCCATGCCTATGAGTTTTCATGGAGTAGGAATTCATATAATACATATGTATGTGgcgtgtctatatatatatatatataaacatataaaacttgtttttgatttttttttttcaattttgtttgacTTGAAAAAGTTTCACCATCCCGTACACATGTCGATCTCCATTACTTGACAGAAGAATTTGCTTTTaggtaactattttttttttcaagaatcaCCTTAACACTTGAggaggatttatttatttatttattttttaaaatatgaatatttaaagtttgaaCCTCATGTAATCAAGTTATAGTCTTGACGTAAAGAGGTATTGTATTTTTAGCACTTATGTGTTAAAGTCTTCACTTATGTGAATTAGtttgacttgaatgcatagtggtgttcaagttttaatatttaattaaaactggAATTATATTTAACACATATGCAATCAAGTTATAGCTTTGACGCTATATAGTGATGTATTTTCGACACTTAATGTGATTTAAGTGCTAATGTTTGTACTCATGTGAGTTGACTTAATTTGAATGCATAATGGttttcaagttttaacatttaattaaaactgaaattatatttaacactattagcCTAAGGGTTTCCCTACatgagttttgatgataacaaatcatggttaagttcGCTAATGATTCAAAATCAAGATAAGTTTCAAGTGTTAAATGTGAAATTCAATTGGGAAATCAAATTACTCATCAAAGGATCAAAAGAGCGTGAAATCAAGAGTGCATGAAGATTGTTTTTGTCTTGGAACTCAATTTAAGATAGTTACTTGGGTGCACTTAGGAATCTTATCCTATTCATGCATCATTTCCCATACTTAGTTCTTTCCTTAAAAGACTGTTTTATCAAAACTTGAGTATATCTTTAAAAACCTTAGGCAAATTCTCTCAAAATTAGTCATAAGACCTTTCTAAAGAtgttgcctaagtgttagaaatgatTGGTTTAAAAAAGGAAGGGTTTTTGAGCCTTTTATGTCCAAACGGTCAAGGTTGTGTTTATCTAATTCAGCTAGTGAACTGATTCCCCTTTCCCAATCAAGGACTGGTTAAGGTTGCATacaaactttctttcttttccaaaaggCTTGTTTTTTCAATCGAGGATAAGCCTTTCCCGATTAAGGGTAACTCTTGTTCGATCAAGGTTCGGACGAGCCTCAAAGGTTACCTACTGTGCATTAAGTGCTTAACGACTAGCCAACCATCGAATTGGAGCTCTACCAAACGAGGCCAATTGGTATTCTTTTTAGTACTTAAGGctagaagcctataaatagagagctcctcttcatttattttataaaaaacactttcatttaACTCTCCAACCACCTGTTTCTTACTATTaaagctttttttctttttttttttagtgcatCAAATGATTCTGTGCAAATCTTTCCTAGTACACCCATTTAATTCATCCCAACTTCCATTGAACTTGTTCATCCATTAAGCTAGATTGAGAGTGCTTTCATTCATTGTCATTGAAGTAAGGTTTTGAGTGTTTAAAGTTTCAAGTTAAGGTTAAAAAGGAGCCgaaaatccaagtgtaaaggattggaagcttggttgaaactttaagttagtggaactctcactcggttggagcttaaggagagtggatgtaggcaaagagtatcaaaccactataaatcttgagttttttttctctatgtCTTATCTCCTTGTATTCATTACTCTCTATTTGCCCAAATTTATTGAGTTTTCCAAAGTTttcaaaaacccaattcaccccacTT
Coding sequences within it:
- the LOC117910099 gene encoding uncharacterized protein LOC117910099 — protein: MAIPRIPLMLSMMVMLLVFAESGDNNRVFSPCADTTVQKSDGFTFGIAFASRDKFSYNNTLLSPCDRRLALSSQSSQIAAFRPKVDEISLLSINTTSSFFPSDYGGYMVAFAGRKYAARSSLAFVSNSTYTVTSFTLVLEFKKGRLQNLYWKRDGCSACSGDNKFVCLNNQDCAIKTGDCKRQGQGGSVDCSLGIQLAFSGTDKHYSVLNSWYEIKNLRQYSLYGLYSNLADSLTSQYNKIF